Proteins encoded within one genomic window of Equus przewalskii isolate Varuska chromosome 3, EquPr2, whole genome shotgun sequence:
- the PI4K2B gene encoding phosphatidylinositol 4-kinase type 2-beta isoform X4, with the protein MIYRESSPSCEFASGLIASDEREELNTFLDDPEFADIILKAEQAIEFGVFPERISQGSSGSYFVKDPKRKIIGVFKPKSEEPYGQLNPKWTKYVHKVCCPCCFGRGCLLPNQGYLSEAGAFLVDRKLHLGIVPKTRVVWLVSETFNYSTIDRAKSRGKKYALEKVPKVGRKFHRIGLPPKIGSFQLFVEGYKEAEYWLRKFEADPLPENIRKQFQSQFERLVVLDYIIRNTDRGNDNWLIRYEKQKYGKEIKEAEWIDDREPLIKIAAIDNGLAFPFKHPDEWRAYPFHWAWLPQAKVPFSEEIRNLILPCISDMNFVQDLCEDLHELFKMDRRFDKATFESQMSVMRGQILNLTQALRDGKSPVQLVQMPCVIVERSRGGSQGRIVHLSNSFTQTFHCRKPFFSSW; encoded by the exons ATGATCTATCGAGAAAGTTCCCCAAGTTGTGAATTTGCAAG cGGACTGATAGCCTCAGATGAACGAGAAG AGTTGAATACATTCTTGGATGATCCAGAATTTGCTGATATTATATTGAAAGCAGAGCAAGCAATAGAATTTGGAGTTTTTCCAGAAAGAATCTCTCAAGGTTCAAGTGGAAGTTACTTTGTGAAGGATCCTAAGAGG aaaattatcGGTGTGTTTAAACCCAAATCAGAAGAGCCTTATGGTCAACTGAACCCAAAATGGACCAAGTATGTTCATAAGGTCTGCTGCCCTTGCTGCTTTGGTCGAGGCTGCCTGCTTCCTAATCAGGGATACCTTTCCGAAGCTGGGGCCTTCCTTGTGGATAGAAAGCTTCATCTGGGCATTGTACCTAAAACAAGG GTGGTTTGGCTTGTCAGTGAGACATTTAACTACAGTACAATTGACCGTGCAAAATCTCGAGGCAAAAAGTATGCTTTAGAGAAAGTGCCAAAAGTAGGTAGAAAATTTCATCGGATAGGCCTCCCTCCTAAG ATTGGTTCCTTTCAGTTGTTTGTTGAAGGTTACAAGGAGGCTGAATATTGGCTTAGGAAATTTGAAGCTGACCCTTTGCCTGAGAATATTAGAAAACAATTTCAGTCACAGTTTGAACGATTAGTTGTTTTGGATTACATCATCAGAAATACAG ACAGGGGAAATGATAATTGGTTAATCAGATATGAAAAGCAGAAATATGGAAAGGAAATTAAg GAAGCAGAATGGATTGATGATAGAGAACCACTTATTAAAATAGCTGCAATTGATAACGGTCTGGCATTTCCTTTCAAACATCCTGATGAGTGGAGAGCAT ATCCATTTCACTGGGCTtggcttcctcaagcaaaagttCCTTTTTCTGAAGAAATAAGAAACTTGATTCTACCGTGTATTTCTGATATGAACTTTGTGCAAGATTTATGTGAAGATCTTCATGAACTTTTTAAg ATGGACAGACGATTTGACAAAGCCACTTTCGAAAGTCAGATGTCTGTGATGAGGGGTCAG ATCTTAAATCTTACTCAGGCATTGAGAGACGGGAAGAGCCCTGTCCAGCTGGTGCAGATGCCGTGCGTGATTGTGGAGCGCAGTCGAGGTGGAAGTCAGGGTCGGATTGTCCACCTCAGCAATTCCTTCACCCAAACTTTCCATTGCAGGAAGCCGTTCTTTTCCTCCTGGTAG
- the PI4K2B gene encoding phosphatidylinositol 4-kinase type 2-beta isoform X1, whose product MAESLEPGRRASPGGGRLEEEDDDEEREPLLQRIAWAQPRKAAPGSAVRLVETAREDGAASPGEAGDKELLLRPRDAPRCPSRSVRTLRSSSARQNRKRPVGSELNTFLDDPEFADIILKAEQAIEFGVFPERISQGSSGSYFVKDPKRKIIGVFKPKSEEPYGQLNPKWTKYVHKVCCPCCFGRGCLLPNQGYLSEAGAFLVDRKLHLGIVPKTRVVWLVSETFNYSTIDRAKSRGKKYALEKVPKVGRKFHRIGLPPKIGSFQLFVEGYKEAEYWLRKFEADPLPENIRKQFQSQFERLVVLDYIIRNTDRGNDNWLIRYEKQKYGKEIKEAEWIDDREPLIKIAAIDNGLAFPFKHPDEWRAYPFHWAWLPQAKVPFSEEIRNLILPCISDMNFVQDLCEDLHELFKMDRRFDKATFESQMSVMRGQILNLTQALRDGKSPVQLVQMPCVIVERSRGGSQGRIVHLSNSFTQTFHCRKPFFSSW is encoded by the exons ATGGCGGAGTCCTTGGAGCCCGGGCGGCGGGCGTCTCCGGGCGGCGGgcgcctggaggaggaggacgatGACGAGGAGCGGGAACCGCTGCTGCAGCGGATCGCCTGGGCCCAGCCGCGGAAGGCCGCTCCGGGCAGCGCCGTGAGGCTGGTGGAGACTGCCCGGGAGGACGGCGCCGCCTCCCCGGGCGAGGCCGGCGACAAGGAACTGCTGCTCCGGCCCAGGGACGCGCCCCGCTGCCCTTCCCGGAGCGTGCGGACCCTGCGCAGCTCGTCCGCCCGCCAGAACCGGAAGCGCCCCGTGGGCTCAG AGTTGAATACATTCTTGGATGATCCAGAATTTGCTGATATTATATTGAAAGCAGAGCAAGCAATAGAATTTGGAGTTTTTCCAGAAAGAATCTCTCAAGGTTCAAGTGGAAGTTACTTTGTGAAGGATCCTAAGAGG aaaattatcGGTGTGTTTAAACCCAAATCAGAAGAGCCTTATGGTCAACTGAACCCAAAATGGACCAAGTATGTTCATAAGGTCTGCTGCCCTTGCTGCTTTGGTCGAGGCTGCCTGCTTCCTAATCAGGGATACCTTTCCGAAGCTGGGGCCTTCCTTGTGGATAGAAAGCTTCATCTGGGCATTGTACCTAAAACAAGG GTGGTTTGGCTTGTCAGTGAGACATTTAACTACAGTACAATTGACCGTGCAAAATCTCGAGGCAAAAAGTATGCTTTAGAGAAAGTGCCAAAAGTAGGTAGAAAATTTCATCGGATAGGCCTCCCTCCTAAG ATTGGTTCCTTTCAGTTGTTTGTTGAAGGTTACAAGGAGGCTGAATATTGGCTTAGGAAATTTGAAGCTGACCCTTTGCCTGAGAATATTAGAAAACAATTTCAGTCACAGTTTGAACGATTAGTTGTTTTGGATTACATCATCAGAAATACAG ACAGGGGAAATGATAATTGGTTAATCAGATATGAAAAGCAGAAATATGGAAAGGAAATTAAg GAAGCAGAATGGATTGATGATAGAGAACCACTTATTAAAATAGCTGCAATTGATAACGGTCTGGCATTTCCTTTCAAACATCCTGATGAGTGGAGAGCAT ATCCATTTCACTGGGCTtggcttcctcaagcaaaagttCCTTTTTCTGAAGAAATAAGAAACTTGATTCTACCGTGTATTTCTGATATGAACTTTGTGCAAGATTTATGTGAAGATCTTCATGAACTTTTTAAg ATGGACAGACGATTTGACAAAGCCACTTTCGAAAGTCAGATGTCTGTGATGAGGGGTCAG ATCTTAAATCTTACTCAGGCATTGAGAGACGGGAAGAGCCCTGTCCAGCTGGTGCAGATGCCGTGCGTGATTGTGGAGCGCAGTCGAGGTGGAAGTCAGGGTCGGATTGTCCACCTCAGCAATTCCTTCACCCAAACTTTCCATTGCAGGAAGCCGTTCTTTTCCTCCTGGTAG
- the PI4K2B gene encoding phosphatidylinositol 4-kinase type 2-beta isoform X2 — protein MAESLEPGRRASPGGGRLEEEDDDEEREPLLQRIAWAQPRKAAPGSAVRLVETAREDGAASPGEAGDKELLLRPRDAPRCPSRSVRTLRSSSARQNRKRPVGSELNTFLDDPEFADIILKAEQAIEFGVFPERISQGSSGSYFVKDPKRKIIGVFKPKSEEPYGQLNPKWTKYVHKVCCPCCFGRGCLLPNQGYLSEAGAFLVDRKLHLGIVPKTRVVWLVSETFNYSTIDRAKSRGKKYALEKVPKVGRKFHRIGLPPKLFVEGYKEAEYWLRKFEADPLPENIRKQFQSQFERLVVLDYIIRNTDRGNDNWLIRYEKQKYGKEIKEAEWIDDREPLIKIAAIDNGLAFPFKHPDEWRAYPFHWAWLPQAKVPFSEEIRNLILPCISDMNFVQDLCEDLHELFKMDRRFDKATFESQMSVMRGQILNLTQALRDGKSPVQLVQMPCVIVERSRGGSQGRIVHLSNSFTQTFHCRKPFFSSW, from the exons ATGGCGGAGTCCTTGGAGCCCGGGCGGCGGGCGTCTCCGGGCGGCGGgcgcctggaggaggaggacgatGACGAGGAGCGGGAACCGCTGCTGCAGCGGATCGCCTGGGCCCAGCCGCGGAAGGCCGCTCCGGGCAGCGCCGTGAGGCTGGTGGAGACTGCCCGGGAGGACGGCGCCGCCTCCCCGGGCGAGGCCGGCGACAAGGAACTGCTGCTCCGGCCCAGGGACGCGCCCCGCTGCCCTTCCCGGAGCGTGCGGACCCTGCGCAGCTCGTCCGCCCGCCAGAACCGGAAGCGCCCCGTGGGCTCAG AGTTGAATACATTCTTGGATGATCCAGAATTTGCTGATATTATATTGAAAGCAGAGCAAGCAATAGAATTTGGAGTTTTTCCAGAAAGAATCTCTCAAGGTTCAAGTGGAAGTTACTTTGTGAAGGATCCTAAGAGG aaaattatcGGTGTGTTTAAACCCAAATCAGAAGAGCCTTATGGTCAACTGAACCCAAAATGGACCAAGTATGTTCATAAGGTCTGCTGCCCTTGCTGCTTTGGTCGAGGCTGCCTGCTTCCTAATCAGGGATACCTTTCCGAAGCTGGGGCCTTCCTTGTGGATAGAAAGCTTCATCTGGGCATTGTACCTAAAACAAGG GTGGTTTGGCTTGTCAGTGAGACATTTAACTACAGTACAATTGACCGTGCAAAATCTCGAGGCAAAAAGTATGCTTTAGAGAAAGTGCCAAAAGTAGGTAGAAAATTTCATCGGATAGGCCTCCCTCCTAAG TTGTTTGTTGAAGGTTACAAGGAGGCTGAATATTGGCTTAGGAAATTTGAAGCTGACCCTTTGCCTGAGAATATTAGAAAACAATTTCAGTCACAGTTTGAACGATTAGTTGTTTTGGATTACATCATCAGAAATACAG ACAGGGGAAATGATAATTGGTTAATCAGATATGAAAAGCAGAAATATGGAAAGGAAATTAAg GAAGCAGAATGGATTGATGATAGAGAACCACTTATTAAAATAGCTGCAATTGATAACGGTCTGGCATTTCCTTTCAAACATCCTGATGAGTGGAGAGCAT ATCCATTTCACTGGGCTtggcttcctcaagcaaaagttCCTTTTTCTGAAGAAATAAGAAACTTGATTCTACCGTGTATTTCTGATATGAACTTTGTGCAAGATTTATGTGAAGATCTTCATGAACTTTTTAAg ATGGACAGACGATTTGACAAAGCCACTTTCGAAAGTCAGATGTCTGTGATGAGGGGTCAG ATCTTAAATCTTACTCAGGCATTGAGAGACGGGAAGAGCCCTGTCCAGCTGGTGCAGATGCCGTGCGTGATTGTGGAGCGCAGTCGAGGTGGAAGTCAGGGTCGGATTGTCCACCTCAGCAATTCCTTCACCCAAACTTTCCATTGCAGGAAGCCGTTCTTTTCCTCCTGGTAG
- the PI4K2B gene encoding phosphatidylinositol 4-kinase type 2-beta isoform X3 translates to MRQDGNLDPGKPENIGKEVENRGDLREHGTIFICLKGCPWEERKLNTFLDDPEFADIILKAEQAIEFGVFPERISQGSSGSYFVKDPKRKIIGVFKPKSEEPYGQLNPKWTKYVHKVCCPCCFGRGCLLPNQGYLSEAGAFLVDRKLHLGIVPKTRVVWLVSETFNYSTIDRAKSRGKKYALEKVPKVGRKFHRIGLPPKIGSFQLFVEGYKEAEYWLRKFEADPLPENIRKQFQSQFERLVVLDYIIRNTDRGNDNWLIRYEKQKYGKEIKEAEWIDDREPLIKIAAIDNGLAFPFKHPDEWRAYPFHWAWLPQAKVPFSEEIRNLILPCISDMNFVQDLCEDLHELFKMDRRFDKATFESQMSVMRGQILNLTQALRDGKSPVQLVQMPCVIVERSRGGSQGRIVHLSNSFTQTFHCRKPFFSSW, encoded by the exons ATGAGACAAGACGGCAACTTGGATCCTGGAAAGCCTGAAAACAtagggaaggaggtggagaataGGGGAGACTTAAGGGAACATGGAACAATCTTCATCTGTTTGAAGGGCTGTCCCTGGGAAGAAAGGA AGTTGAATACATTCTTGGATGATCCAGAATTTGCTGATATTATATTGAAAGCAGAGCAAGCAATAGAATTTGGAGTTTTTCCAGAAAGAATCTCTCAAGGTTCAAGTGGAAGTTACTTTGTGAAGGATCCTAAGAGG aaaattatcGGTGTGTTTAAACCCAAATCAGAAGAGCCTTATGGTCAACTGAACCCAAAATGGACCAAGTATGTTCATAAGGTCTGCTGCCCTTGCTGCTTTGGTCGAGGCTGCCTGCTTCCTAATCAGGGATACCTTTCCGAAGCTGGGGCCTTCCTTGTGGATAGAAAGCTTCATCTGGGCATTGTACCTAAAACAAGG GTGGTTTGGCTTGTCAGTGAGACATTTAACTACAGTACAATTGACCGTGCAAAATCTCGAGGCAAAAAGTATGCTTTAGAGAAAGTGCCAAAAGTAGGTAGAAAATTTCATCGGATAGGCCTCCCTCCTAAG ATTGGTTCCTTTCAGTTGTTTGTTGAAGGTTACAAGGAGGCTGAATATTGGCTTAGGAAATTTGAAGCTGACCCTTTGCCTGAGAATATTAGAAAACAATTTCAGTCACAGTTTGAACGATTAGTTGTTTTGGATTACATCATCAGAAATACAG ACAGGGGAAATGATAATTGGTTAATCAGATATGAAAAGCAGAAATATGGAAAGGAAATTAAg GAAGCAGAATGGATTGATGATAGAGAACCACTTATTAAAATAGCTGCAATTGATAACGGTCTGGCATTTCCTTTCAAACATCCTGATGAGTGGAGAGCAT ATCCATTTCACTGGGCTtggcttcctcaagcaaaagttCCTTTTTCTGAAGAAATAAGAAACTTGATTCTACCGTGTATTTCTGATATGAACTTTGTGCAAGATTTATGTGAAGATCTTCATGAACTTTTTAAg ATGGACAGACGATTTGACAAAGCCACTTTCGAAAGTCAGATGTCTGTGATGAGGGGTCAG ATCTTAAATCTTACTCAGGCATTGAGAGACGGGAAGAGCCCTGTCCAGCTGGTGCAGATGCCGTGCGTGATTGTGGAGCGCAGTCGAGGTGGAAGTCAGGGTCGGATTGTCCACCTCAGCAATTCCTTCACCCAAACTTTCCATTGCAGGAAGCCGTTCTTTTCCTCCTGGTAG